In Pan paniscus chromosome 1, NHGRI_mPanPan1-v2.0_pri, whole genome shotgun sequence, the DNA window GAGAAGCCTGGAAAGAAGTCAATAGCAGCATGTCACAACGTTGGCCTCCTGGCACATGATGGACAGGTTAATGAGGATGGCCAGCCTGACCTGGGAAAGGCCAGGGACTACTACACAAGGGCCTGTGATGGTGGCTATACTTCCAGTTGCTTCAACCTCAGTGCCATGTTCCTGCAGGGTGCCCCAGGCTTTCCCAAGGACATGGACCTGGCATGTAAATACTCCATGAAAGCCTGTGACCTGGGTCATATCTGGGCCTGTGCCAATGCCAGTCGCATGTACAAGCTGGGGGATGGTGTTGATAAGGATGAGGCCAAGGCCGAGGTGCTAAAAAATCGAGCCCAGCAGCTACACAAAGAACAGCAGAAAGGTGTCCAACCCTTAACATTTGGGTAATGTGGTCCACCCTCCCTCCCAGGCAACAAACTGCTTGAGGCTGGCAGCTCCTGTTTCTGAAGACTGATGCAGCCCTTGAAGGTCAACCTGCTGGAGCAAAAAAACTTGGGACTTGAATTTGTAGCTCCATTTACATGGATCCATTGCCCCAGCTACTGGAATATAGCCTACAATGTTTATTTCAGTCAATATTCCTTTATCTGGGTGTTCTGTACAATGTTTATTACAGTCAATATTCCTTCATCTGGATGTTCTGTGAAGATAGCCATGTTTATGGGGGTCTTAGTTTTCAAACTCTGGCAACTCTGTGAAAAATAGGAGCAAACTAGAGAGCCCTGGAGATTGGTGGTAGGGAAGGGAGGATAGCAGGAAGTTTGAAAAATTAGCAGCCCCGGGGCCTAAAGGAATCAGCTatcatcattttcatcattattattttggttAGGATGGCTTGAAAATCAGAACGTATCTTGGTTTACGTAATTGAGGTCTTAAAGAACTAAGAACAGTTAAATAGTCACAACTACCACCCTCTGACTTACATAATCATTGGTGTGGGCTTCGTTTTGCCTTTAGAGTCACATCTTTGAGTAAATTCACAGAGATCAAGAGGGACGTGCAACATACAGCTTAAAGGCTGTTATGCTTCAGGGTTGCTGAAGAAGATGAAACATCAGCCTGCCATCGTCTAGAAGAGACATTGGCAGTTAAAAATTAGCACCTCCAGTGTAGTCGCCTGGCACTGCCCATCATGCTGAGGGAGCAGATTCTTCCCAAGGCAGCTTCAGCTAGGAGTTTGTAAGCAAGGACTTTGTGACACATTTGTCCCCTGGAACTGAGCCTTTTTAACTGTCCCTGTGAATGAACAATTTTGAGTGACCTACGGTTTGTGTTAATTAGTGTTCTTTCCAGATTCCAGGTACCGTAGAGAGTATGTTCTTTGTGGTGGTTGTGCCTTTTAAGAACatttgtggccgggcacggtggctcacgcctgtaaccccagcactttgggtggccaaggggggcggatcacgagatcaggagatcaagaccatcctggctaacacggggaaaccccgtctctactaaaaaatacaaaaaattagccgggtgtggtggcaggcgcctgtagtcccagctactggggaggctgaggcaggagaattgcttgaacccgggaggcggagcttgcagtgagctgagatcgcgccactgcactccagcctgggcgacagagtgagactccgtctcaaaaaaaaaaaaaaaaaaaaaaaaaaatttgctttttctgttGTCTCCCCAGCTTGTCACCAGGGGGCGAGCTTGCCATTTCCCTGCTGGTAACAATACCATTCTGTGTCACCATCTACTGTTTTAGGCTTCCGTTTTGCAGCCGTCCTGAAAGGAAGGCTTGCTGTGTAAATGAAGGCTTGTGAGCACAGCAGCCAGCCTCTCAAGTTGATAGAGGACAGGGACTTCCCCAGGTGCACAGAGGAGATTTCAAAAGACATcaaattcacttttttaaaatgtaaagtagcTTTTGGTGTGCTTAAACTAggtcaggccaggcgtggtggctcatgccagtaatcctagcgttttgggaggccaaggcaggtggatcacttgaggtcaggagttcgagatcagcctggccaacaagacgaaacccctttctctactaaaaatataaaaattagctgggcgtggtgatgcatacctgtaatcccagctacttcggaggctgaggcaggagaatcacttgaacctgggaggcagaggttgcagtaaactgagactgtgccactgcactccagcctgggcaatacagcaagactctgtctcaaaaacaaaaacaaaactaggccaggtgcagtggctcacgcttgcaatcccagcactttgggaggccgaggcaggcggatcacgaggtcaggatttcgagaacagcctggccaacatagtgaaacctcgtatctactaaaaatacaaaaattatctgggtgtggttgtgggcacctgttgtcccagctactcgggaggctgaggcaggagaatcgcttgaacccaggaggtggaggttgcagtgagccaagaccaccccattgcactccagccaggtaacagagtgagactctgtctcaaaaaaacacacacgcacacacacaaaactgtaggtcaaaaaacatgaaaatatgttcaacatcactaattagggaaatgtaaatcaaaaaccacaatgaactcttaaaattcaacagtaagaaaacaacctgattaaaaacaGGACAAAACCCTTAACATATCTCAGCAAAGAAGATAGAcaggtggcaaataagcatatgaaaagatggtcCATATAAcatgtcatcaggaaaatgcaagttAGAACAACAGACCACTATAcaactattagaatggccaaaatccaaagcACTGACAGCATGAAATGCTGGGAAAGTTGGAGCAACCAGAACTCTTACTCCTTGCTGGTGGGAACGCAagatggcacagccactttggaagacagttaagcagtttcttacaaaaactAGGCAAGCTCTTACCGTGTGATCCAGCAGTCTTGCTCTTTAGTATTTACCTGAAGGaactgaaaacatgtccacacaaaaaccagcacatggatgtttatagcagctttatttataattgccaaaactcaACCCAAAATGTCTTTCAGTAGGTAAATGGGTAAATAAATTGTGGTGCATGTAGACATTATTCAGTGCTTAAATCAAGCTATGACAAATTATGAGTTATCAAGCTATAAAAAGTCACAGAGGAACTTAAATGAATGCTACTAAgtgaagccagtctgaaaaggcttcATGTTAAATGATGCCAACTATATGACACTGGGAtgtattctggaaaaggcaaaactatggagacagtaaaaagcagtgggtggggcaggggagggaggaataattggagcacagaagatttttagggcagcaaaactactctgtatgatactataatgataAATACCTGTCATTGTACATATGTCCAACCCCCtaaaatgtacaacaccaagagtgaaccctaatgtaaactgtggactttgagtgataatgatgtgtcagtgtaggttcatcaattacTGCAAATGTACCTCTTTGGTGGGAGATGTTGAAAATGGTGGAGACAACAactatatgggaaatctctgtaccctctcaattttgctgtaaacctaaaattgctctaaaatataaagtctattaaaaccacaatgatattgCCTCATatcccattaggatggctactattaaacACCAAAACAAAGTAAGTGTTGTCAAGGATacagagaaattagaaccctgTGAACTGGTGCAGCTCCcccaaaatgaaaaacagaattgcCGTTtgatccagccattccacttctgggtacatatctgtgttaggccattcttgcattgctataaagaaatacctgagactgggtaatttataaagaaaagtttaattggctcTCGGTTCTGccggctatacaggaagcatggtgctgtgCATCCtattggcttctggtgaggcctcagaagcttacagtcatggtggaaggcacaggGGGAGTCAgtgtatcacatggtgagaaagcAAGAGAGTGAGCAAGGGGAGATACCACACACAAATCTcctgaggacagcaccaaggggagggtcctaaaccattcatgagaaatcctccccatgatccaatcacctcccaccaagctccacctccaacattggggattaaatttcaacgtgagatttgggggGACAAGTATCCAAACTAttaatatccaaaagaattgaaagcagggtctccaAGAGGTATCTATACCCATATTcttagcagcactattcatagtaACCAAAGGGTAGAaggaacccaaatgcccatcagcagatgaatgaatacacaaaagGCGGGAtgtacatgcaatggaatattattcagccttgaaaaggaaggaaattctgacacatgccacaAAACATGGCTGAATCTTGAGGACATCGTGCTAAGAGAGTCACAAAAAGACATGCTgtataagccagtcacaaaaagacatgcTGTATATGAGGCATCTAAACTTGGGTATGAGTTGTATataaactcagaaacagaaagtaaaatggtggctgccagggcctGGGGTGAGGAGGaaatgagttttttgtttttgtttttgttttgagataggctcttgctctgtcgcctaggctggagtgcagtggcactatcatagctcactgcagcctctaactcctgggctcaggtcatccttccacctcagcttcccaagtagctgggactacaggtacacaccaccacgcccagctagtttttgtattttttgtagagacgaggttttgccatattgcccaggctggtcttaaactcctgagctcaagtgatccttccgcctcggcctcccaaagttctgggattataggtgtgagccaccatgcctggccaaaatgggtTGTTTAATAGGTAAAGAGTTTCAAATTTGTAGGATGAAAAAATAATGGAGATTGTTACACAgcaaatgtgaatatacttaacactactgaactgtatgtttaaaaatggttaacccagcctggcttacatggtgaaaccctctctctactaaagatacaaaaattagctgggtgtggtggcatgcgcctgtaatcgcaacgactcaggaggctgaggcacgagaatcacttgaacctgggaggtggaggttgcagtgagctgagattgcaccactgcactccagcctaggcaacagagtgagactccatctcaaaaaaaaaaaaaaaaaaaaaaaagaggttaagatggtaaattttatgttttaccacaattaaaaaaaaaaaatattgacttttaaaaaatgcaaggtttgaagttttttattataaaattagtaTGTTCTCATAAAATGCAATTTGAAACAGAAGAAACCATCGCCCCTCACTATTCTTTATCACCTATGGGCATTCTTTGGCACAATAGTGTTCTCGCtatttaaccatttttttaaaggatcatatcttttttttttttttttgagatggtgtcacccaggctggagtgcagtgaagcgatctcagctcactgcaacctccacctcccaggttcaagtgattccctagcctcagcctcttgagtagctgggactacaggcgagcgccaccacagccggctattttttgtatttttagtagaaatggggtttcaccatgttgatcaggctggtctctaactcctgacctcagctgatccacccaccttggcctcccaaagtgctaggattacaggcatgagccactgtgccctgccaagaATCATATCTTTTCAACTAAcaggttttgtaatttttttttttctttttgagatagggtctttctctgtcacctaggctggagtacagtggtgcaatcatagctcactgcagcctcaacctcctgggctcaggtgatcctcctacctcagtctcccgagtagctagggacTACATGGtgcgtgacaccatgcccagttagttttcatattttttgtagatacggggtctcgctgtgttgcccaggctggtctcaaactcctgggctcaagcgatcctcctgcctcagcctcccaacatgctaggattacagacatgagccacttgCCCCGCTGGGTTTTGTAATTTTGAAGAACTAAGTTTGATTTTTGGGTGGCAGAtgtactggatttttttttttttgagatggaacttcactcttgttgcccaggctggagtgcaatggcatgatctcagctcaccacaacctccgcctcccgggtgcaagcaattctcctgcctcagcctcctgagtagctgggattacaggcatgtgctaccacacccggctaattttgtatttttagtagatacagggtttctccatgttggccaggctggtctcgaactcccgacctcaggcgatacacctgtctcggcctcccaaagtgctgggattacaggcgtgagcccctacacccagccttttttttttttttttttttatggacgAGTTCCTACCCGGGACTTCTGGTACTTGCCTTCCTGAGTCACTTACTTAGTGGGGCAGGGAACAATAGAGTGAGCATTAACTGTGTCAAAATGTTATATTTCCCTAAAgttattaaaatgcaaagaatAATAATTTACTGTTCAGAATGGTCCAAGGCCATTTCATACCCAGGCTGCTGTGGGAAGCAGTAGGTTGGTAAGAGCCAGCATGGATAAATTTCTCACTTTAATGCAGCCTTTGAGGCAAGGTTTGAAAATGGCTTTTCAGACTCTGGTCACAGCAAGCAGTATCATTACTGTGTCTTCTAGACAGCAGGCATTGGATCATCATTAACAACTATTTCCTACATTTTTCCTCCACGCTAGGCTTGGGCTGGATACAGGACATTCAGAGCTGGCCTGATGGTCTGTCTAATGGGGAAGACGGTTCATAATTGACTCTAGTGGTTTGTGTTCtcactaaaatcttttttttttttttttttttttttttttgagacacagtctcactctgttgcccaggctggagtgcagtggtgcgatcttggctcactgcaacctctgcctcccgggtttgagcgattctc includes these proteins:
- the LOC100990610 gene encoding cytochrome c oxidase assembly factor 7, giving the protein MATAPRPAPPPPPAHVTVFGPARTMAGMVDFQDEEQVKSFLENMEVECNYHCYHEKDPDGCYRLVDYLEGIRKNFDEAAKVLKFNCEENQHSDSCYKLGAYYVTGKGGLTQDLKAAARCFLMACEKPGKKSIAACHNVGLLAHDGQVNEDGQPDLGKARDYYTRACDGGYTSSCFNLSAMFLQGAPGFPKDMDLACKYSMKACDLGHIWACANASRMYKLGDGVDKDEAKAEVLKNRAQQLHKEQQKGVQPLTFG